A region from the Coregonus clupeaformis isolate EN_2021a unplaced genomic scaffold, ASM2061545v1 scaf2980, whole genome shotgun sequence genome encodes:
- the LOC123489293 gene encoding gastrula zinc finger protein XlCGF7.1-like, with protein sequence GEPDPETSKPARQHHCSHCGKSFSWLGNLKRHERIHTGEKPFQCSQCRKSFTLLANLKRHERIHTGEKPYHCFQCEKGFSRSGDLKSHEWTHTGEEPFQCSQCRKRFTVLANLKRHERIHTGERPYQCSQCGMSFIQLRSLKEHEWTHTGEKPFQCSQCGKSFTMLTNLKSHERIHTGEKPFQCSQCGKSFTQRGHLKEHERIDTGEKPYHCSQCGKSFTWLRSLKEHKRTHTKKALPLLSLCVEGQFPSQRT encoded by the coding sequence ggggaaccagacccagagacgtccaaaccagcgagacaacatcactgctcccactgtggaaagagttttagctGGTTAGGGAACCTAAAACGGCATGAgagaatacatacaggagaaaagcctttccaatgttcccagtgtagaaagagttttacccTGTTAGCtaacctgaaaaggcatgagagaatacacacaggagaaaagccttaccactgcttccAATGTGAAAAGGGATTTTCCCGATCAGGGGACCTAAAATCTCAtgagtggacacacacaggagaagagcctttccaatgttcccagtgtagaAAGCGATTTACCGTGTTAGCtaacctgaaaaggcatgagagaatacacacaggagaaaggcCTTATCAATGTTCCCAATGTGGAATGAGTTTTATTCAGTTAAGGAGCCTGAAGGAGCAtgagtggacacacacaggagaaaagcctttccaatgttcccagtgtggaaagagttttaccatgTTAACTAACCTGAAAAgtcatgagagaatacacacaggagaaaagccattccaatgttcccagtgtggaaagagttttactcagaGAGGGCATCTAAAAGAGCATGAGCGAATagacacaggagaaaagccttaccactgctcccagtgtggaaagagttttacctggtTAAGGAGCCTGAAGGAGCATAAGAGAACACACACGAAAAAAGCCctaccactgctctctctctgtgtggaagGACAATTTCCCAGTCAGAgaacctga